The following are encoded together in the Plasmodium brasilianum strain Bolivian I chromosome 10, whole genome shotgun sequence genome:
- a CDS encoding CDK-activating kinase assembly factor MAT1, which yields MEDYKCTSCFEDIYINSDKELFYFDICKHKICGECLENHLNKHNKQHCPRCKVSITKKNVVPFDIEERIYSNQKNIRSKLMEIFNKRRHNFENTPLYNNYLEKIEDIIYMLTNECDEKKRKIIESYIKKYEKENIKLIEENNALIYENEKKKIHDIVKEEGNLYEIIKHRPIINKSNNETYVHSLIKENPKLFDEIKVTNISESQPQPLNASIKNDTDIPVRKFTSEEDLKKSDYAGGYNPSIVFKRCDTEFNSTIYFNI from the coding sequence ATGGAAGACTATAAATGCACCAGTTGCTTtgaggatatatatataaatagtgACAAGGAGTTGTTTTATTTcgatatatgtaaacataaaatatgtgGTGAATGCTTAGAGAATCATTTAAATAAGCATAATAAGCAACACTGTCCTCGTTGCAAAGTGTCAATAACCAAAAAGAATGTTGTTCCTTTTGATATAGAAGAACGAATATACtcaaatcaaaaaaatatacgatCCAAATTGatggaaatatttaataaaagaagacataattttgaaaatacacctttatataataattatttagaaaaaattgaagatattatatatatgttaactAACGAATGTGATgagaaaaaacgaaaaattattgagtcatatataaaaaagtatgaaaaggaaaacatCAAATTgatagaagaaaataatgctcttatatatgaaaatgaaaaaaaaaaaatccatgATATAGTAAAAGAAGAAGggaatttatatgaaataattaaacatagacctataataaataaatcaaaCAATGAGACTTATGTTCATTCATTAATTAAAGAAAACCCTAAGCTATTTGATGAAATAAAGGTAACCAATATATCCGAATCACAACCACAACCATTAAATGCatctattaaaaatgatacaGATATACCTGTGCGAAAATTTACTTCTGAAGAGGACTTAAAAAAGTCCGACTACGCTGGGGGGTATAACCCCTCTATCGTCTTTAAAAGGTGTGACACAGAATTTAACTCCACCATATACTTCAACATATAA
- a CDS encoding hypothetical protein (conserved Plasmodium protein) gives MEKLIYLNEYAKFFEFSNKGELLHEDKLLKNNNTGRSKNDKYYSQMKRKNNDMLSLKLNEKNSSKKKLNFYKENNNKYKVSKIIHNKNEYVLVSTVPTSSKLHVTTSKGKNKLNHMSNEIMKSFRQNTNNKFTNNTYGKKMCICKKCYMNSIQEQIKERKKRTTVYTLEFNNLINYDHDHILYQDNKTEENKTKEYILIDINNNGYEYNTECNEGVTRNDSEQISRKRSLFPFLNFFFN, from the coding sequence atggaaaaattaatatatttaaatgaatacgCCAAATTTTTTGAGTTTTCTAACAAGGGTGAATTATTACATGAAGATAAGTTACTAAAGAATAATAACACAGGACGTTCGAAGAATGATAAGTACTATTCACAgatgaagagaaaaaataatgatatgtTATCATTGAAacttaatgaaaaaaatagttcaaaaaaaaaattaaatttttataaagagAATAACAACAAGTATAAAGttagtaaaataatacacaataaaaatgaatacgTGCTCGTAAGTACTGTCCCTACGTCATCCAAATTACATGTAACAACATCAAAGGGTAAGAATAAGTTAAATCACATGAGTAATGAGATAATGAAAAGTTTTAGACAAAATACGAATAATAAATTCACCAATAATacttatggaaaaaaaatgtgtatatgtaaaaaatgttatatgaATAGCATACAAGAgcaaataaaagaaagaaagaaaagaactACAGTTTATACTCTTGAATTCAATAacttaataaattatgaccatgatcatatattatatcagGATAACAAAACAgaagaaaacaaaacaaaggaatatatattgatCGATATTAACAACAATGGTTACGAATATAACACAGAGTGCAACGAAGGAGTGACGAGGAACGACTCAGAACAAATATCACGTAAAAGATCtttatttccctttttaaatttcttttttaactaG
- a CDS encoding hypothetical protein (conserved Plasmodium protein), translated as MHGIRALFLFKSTDFNYDLVYQKHFINVEICAKNVQDSNYVNVLNMKNVETIIKNQIINKRNEDVGAHETFLELNRTISCYNIRVKNKIVHPFLLVKREKFILVTLLIIDDLNCTEDITIIENNTTKLLYYNFMNDFLNFVETNIGRYNHSIITTTTSYNTLYNKIELQKFTNCLDSYIICVIPYGRLNKENCSFLNYIKKDMYKCGDILESNFFIFYNFLFLINKDNTIMGKNKSADFGSNFVGLNEEDEEHVELGSCNEPGENNEYSECCSGEHPVKKGNLSYTTRKKHNDILYVNSKPPFVVYKNDTFMNSKVKCNFFNLLLRFFIILKHIKKLNTLQFSKNYYYPFYLLFFYNYSIFFEKNKKIPIINKYDQNENIKISKQNIQTYVPVYLHEKNKDNRLHLLIKEELTCFITEYQNQCAEIKGDIILKCDDDKYVDLDMTIELDSECCDVYVADFVNMRKRHKTVNIQLSSKYASSRILTYFYKNMTCPFIGFYKFKRINEKQVEINVTLKWSDEIPCIKIEKKSNEYLFLRLPFLSEIVHHNLKWDLGKVKFESKKEVKWMLDDLTRESHANLSGTIEFNDKGMSMTQMIGEIHIFSKWNYSKTNIVHVNKKCSAQHFMQSKRIALISSEVINSS; from the exons ATGCACGGAATTAGAGCACTGTTTTTGTTCAAATCAACGGACTTTAATTACGATTTGGTATAccaaaaacattttattaatgtgGAAATATGCGCCAAAAATGTACAA GATTCgaattatgtaaatgtacTCAACATGAAAAACGTCGAAACGATTATTAAGAATCagataattaataaaaggaaTGAAGATGTGGGTGCACATGAAACTTTTCTTGAGTTAAATAGGACGATAAGTTGCTACAATATAAGggtaaagaataaaatagttcatccttttttgttagtaaaaagagaaaagttTATATTAGTAACTCTTCTCATAATTGATGATTTAAATTGTACAGAAgatattactattatagaaaataatacaacaaaattactttattacaatttcatgaatgattttttaaattttgttgaAACAAATATTGGTAGATATAACCATagtattattactactacaacaagttataatacattatataataaaatagaattacAGAAATTTACAAACTGTCTGGactcatatataatatgtgttATTCCCTATGGAAGACTTAATAAAGAGAATTGTTCTTTcttgaattatataaagaaagaCATGTACAAATGTGGAGATATTTTGGAgagtaattttttcattttttataattttttgtttttaataaataaagataatactattatgggaaaaaataaatcggCTGATTTTGGAAGTAATTTTGTTGGCCTGAATGAGGAGGATGAGGAACATGTCGAACTTGGCTCGTGTAATGAACCTGGTGAGAACAATGAATACAGTGAATGCTGCTCAGGTGAACATCCAGTGAAAAAGGGAAATTTAAGTTATACAACAAGGAAAAAACACAacgatatattatatgttaatagTAAACCTCCATTTGtagtttataaaaatgataccTTTATGAACAGTAAGgtaaaatgtaatttttttaatttactgttaaggttttttattatactaaaacatataaaaaaattaaatactttacaattttccaaaaattattattaccctttttatcttttattcttttacaattattctatattttttgaaaaaaataaaaaaatacccataattaataaatatgaccAAAATgagaacataaaaattagcAAGCAGAATATTCAAACCTATGTACCGGTTTACCTGCACga GAAGAACAAGGACAACCGACTGCACCTACTCATTAAAGAAGAGCTGACTTGCTTCATAACGGAGTACCAAAATCAATGTGCTGAAATAAAG GgtgatataatattaaaatgcgACGACGATAAATATGTAGACCTAGATATGACAATCGAGTTGGACAGCGAATGTTGTGATGTATATGTTGCAGATTTTGTTAATATGAGAAAAAG GCATAAAACTGTGAACATTCAACTTTCAAGCAAATATGCGAGTAGCAGAATATTGAcctatttttacaaaaatatgacTTGTCCATTTATTG gattttataaatttaaaagaattaatgaaaaacaaGTAGAAATAAATGTAACACTAAAATGGAGTGATGAAATACCTTgcataaaaattgaaaaaaagtcAAAcgaatatttgtttttaagaCTACCATTCCTCAGTGAGATTGTCCATCATAATTTGAAATGGGACTTG GGGAAGGTCAAATTTGAAagcaaaaaagaagtaaaatgGATGCTGGATGATTTAACAA GGGAATCCCACGCGAATCTGTCTGGAACCATAGAATTTAATGATAAGG GGATGTCCATGACGCAGATGATTGGGGAAATTCACATTTTTTCCAAATGGAATTATTCAAAAACTAATATTGttcatgtaaataaaaagtgtTCAGCTCAACATTTCATGCAGTCAAAACGGATAGCTCTAATAAGTTCTGAAGTTATTAACAGTTCATAA